A portion of the Podospora pseudoanserina strain CBS 124.78 chromosome 2, whole genome shotgun sequence genome contains these proteins:
- a CDS encoding hypothetical protein (EggNog:ENOG503PPGX; COG:G), translated as MAWIRKALPRRTIQASAKSTVTASASTSDCNLASVQASVAACAAVADLTAGLDFVFDRLGDEGDPGDELQYHLDQLCQQAERYTNSSLQDNAGEEWSCSPGTGELIRAACQCAVMVYDQTQPMGVKGFDIEPVLHRSPSSMGTVKAYSMWKIPFTPIPGWSGKTLVVSIRGTATVMDHMVNMNGKPKDASTLFKILSKGQRVNVQSHAGFLGCAQDMIPTVTADIRQQLLADEKIRNIVFTGHSAGGAVASLVFLHFLFQQSPDPWISNCKPSLITFGSPPVTSISLTDICKDSSSIGVLLSIVNEYDMISRADGPYLQSVVDLYRSRHGLPPVFNSSAATAERDSKSWPLRLPTFHLLGDIVVLKLHLVDLPSVQGDDALSQASTIVVTTLKAVKVSPKEFAKLLFCDISTHRRKAYIERMEMLATQFWDNSSSLNTGLGELVLGTSILKFRN; from the exons ATGGCGTGGATTCGAAAGGCTTTGCCGCGGCGCACTATCCAAGCATCTGCAAAGTCCACTGTCACTGCATCGGCTTCAACGTCGGACTGTAACTTGGCCTCGGTGCAAGCCTCCGTAGCAGCATGCGCTGCGGTGGCCGACCTGACTGCAGGTCTGGACTTTGTGTTTGATCGGCTCGGAGATGAAG GCGATCCTGGAGATGAGCTACAGTATCACCTAGACCAGCTCTGCCAACAAGCGGAGAGGTATACAAACTCCTCCCTGCAGGATAATGCCGGGGAGGAGTGGTCCTG CTCTCCGGGTACTGGCGAGCTTATTAGAGCGGCCTGCCAGTGTGCGGTTATGGTCTACGATCAGACACAACCAATGGGTGTCAAGGGGTTCGATATCGAACCTGTGCTGCACCGTAGCCCGTCCTCGATGGGTACCGTCAAGGCTTACTCAATGTGGAAGATCCCGTTCACCCCGATTCCAGGGTGGAGTGGGAAAACGTTGGTAGTCTCCATTCGAGGAACGGCAACCGTGATGGACCACATGGTGAACATGAATGGGAAGCCCAAGGATGCCAGCACACTTTTC AAGATACTTTCAAAGGGACAGCGGGTCAATGTCCAGTCCCATGCCGGATTCCTCGGCTGTGCTCAGGACATGATACCCACCGTTACCGCAGACATCAGGCAGCAACTGCTTGCAGACGAAAAGATACGCAACATCGTTTTCACTGGCCACTCTGCTGGAGGTGCAGTAGCATCTCTTGTGTTTCTCCACTTTCTATTCCAGCAAAGCCCCGACCCATGGA TTTCCAACTGCAAACCTTCCCTCATCACCTTCGGGTCACCGCCCGTCACCAGCATTAGCCTCACTGACATCTGTAAAGACAGTTCCAGCATTGGTGTGTTGCTGTCAATAGTCAATGAGTACGACATGATATCCCGAGCAGACGGACCATATCTCCAGTCAGTTGTCGACCTTTATCGATCTCGCCACGGTCTGCCACCGGTTTTCAACAGTtccgcagcaacagcagagcGTGATTCAAAGTCCTGGCCACTCCGTTTGCCAACATTTCATCTTTTGGGAGACATCGTTGTGCTCAAGCTGCATCTCGTCGACCTACCGTCCGTCCAGGGGGACGATGCGCTTTCGCAGGCGTCCACAATCGTGGTAACGACACTCAAGGCGGTCAAGGTATCACCAAAGGAATTTGCAAAGTTGTTGTTCTGTGATATTTCGACCCACAGGAGGAAGGCGTACATTGAGCGCATGGAGATGCTGGCGACGCAGTTCTGGGACAATTCCTCATCCTTGAACACAGGTTTAGGTGAACTGGTTCTGGGAACATCGATACTAAAATTTAGAAATTGA
- a CDS encoding hypothetical protein (EggNog:ENOG503P1QB; COG:S): MTLACRNTQEVLHNGSKAVLRICINNTINPPYQSARNPEEEPVIPDTAVFDQDNASLPPAHAERLPTVAECAIHLELLETLFHLRQQILQSGDIDKTMGTTPNRQTKTGYNGDTKTFKDDTLESRRQTKWPKFIEFAVVRFLDWRARLAKEGDKGDAFTLPPLDVIMVWHTFLLNPLLFNKHCRTEKLYEFPLPWQAIHKCINNGDWSFAPQAEAGADSLSLFELFSTWDSYLADRRSDVKSKLNLASIGTDLFDTTQTDSASNFPSILSSLTSSSTRTRKPQLITREDLKTLPATNPVRAHVEMFLSVDANLARELKAAVLRQNSFIDKMHSHLWIRSPSLQDTLARSLSRYSQFLLLMRRNRGKMMVPTLDIDLAWHTHQCAASGYVQETKKRVGRFVNHDDSIGKGDLDTGSGETRRLWRLQFGGEYHICGCWDCEMLTSEIEKEFKYRGGADDEDETYQIDMQAVAERVDNKVRFYRAVEAARRKGHALPVSRSQKPERVL; encoded by the coding sequence ATGACGCTCGCCTGTCGAAACACTCAAGAAGTCCTTCATAATGGCAGCAAAGCTGTCCTTCGCATTTGCATCAACAATACAATAAACCCACCCTACCAGTCTGCCCGCAACCCTGAAGAGGAACCCGTTATTCCAGACACCGCCGTATTTGACCAAGACAATGCGTCGCTTCCACCAGCCCACGCTGAACGACTCCCAACCGTCGCTGAGTGCGCCATTCatctcgagcttctcgagacgCTCTTTCATCTGCGCCAACAAATTCTTCAATCTGGGGATATCGACAAAACGATGGGCACAACTCCAAATCGCCAAACAAAGACAGGGTACAACGGTGACACCAAGACGTTTAAAGATGACACTCTTGAGTCACGCAGGCAAACCAAGTGGCCAAAATTTATCGAGTTTGCCGTCGTTAGGTTTCTGGATTGGCGTGCTCGGCTAGCCAAGGAGGGCGATAAGGGTGATGCGTTTACACTCCCACCGCTCGATGTCATTATGGTGTGGCACACGTTCCTACTGAACCCGCTGTTGTTCAACAAGCACTGCCGCACCGAGAAGCTTTACGAGTTTCCATTGCCGTGGCAAGCCATCCACAAGTGCATCAACAACGGGGACTGGTCTTTTGCCCCCCAGGCAGAAGCTGGTGCTGATTCCCTCAGCTTGTTTGAACTCTTTTCCACCTGGGACTCGTATCTGGCAGACCGAAGAAGCGATGTCAAGTCCAAACTCAACCTTGCGTCGATAGGGACAGACTTGTTCGACACGACCCAGACAGACTCAGCCTCTAACTTCCCTTCAATTTTGAGCTCTCTAACGTCGTCATCGACCAGAACTCGAAAGCCACAACTTATAACGAGGGAGGATCTGAAGACCCTACCAGCAACAAACCCAGTCCGCGCCCACGTTGAGATGTTCCTCTCCGTTGATGCCAACCTCGCTCGAGAGCTCAAGGCTGCAGTATTGCGCCAGAACTCCTTTATCGACAAAATGCACTCTCACCTATGGATACGCAGCCCCTCTCTTCAGGACACACTCGCTCGATCACTCTCACGCTACTCACAATTCCTGCTTTTGATGAGGCGAAACCGTGGAAAGATGATGGTTCCCACGCTTGACATTGATTTAGCATGGCACACACATCAATGTGCGGCATCCGGATATGTCcaagagaccaagaagagAGTGGGGAGGTTCGTCAACCACGATGACAGTATTGGGAAAGGGGACTTGGACACGGGGTCCGGAGAGACTAGACGGCTGTGGCGGCTCCAATTTGGCGGCGAGTATCATatttgtggttgttgggattgTGAGATGCTGACAAGTGAGATCGAGAAGGAGTTCAAGTACCGTGGTGGagccgatgacgaggatgaaaCATATCAAATTGACATGCAGGCAGTGGCAGAGAGAGTTGACAACAAGGTAAGGTTTTATCGTGCGGTTGAGGCAGCTAGGAGGAAGGGTCATGCACTTCCGGTCTCGAGGTCACAAAAACCCGAAAGAGTGTTATAG
- a CDS encoding hypothetical protein (EggNog:ENOG503PY2A) has translation MAEEVQVIYDHLIAHSVFSAFILFLTILGLRNRTALATLRLLSVIPYTISAALAARLYVAIRNRHYPRDFQLYLDRLNASYGILAIVGVFSAVWTFLMWILLGCIKRKAPGKERRRSSLYLYVLVTDLMVAGSLIAGVAVSSTFVPWNMNHCSQPSYQNSKFISGIRVAYRDNDNWTACRRGIAIHVMAAVTIVLVLAQGILLLPWVNLPNAIRYAIYLTIRIVRKTSKQTDIELGKVKKRDQDLTDEISKQIEQHPHYSDLISVIKDKSQDFVIAQHLEMLAKICCGENKSQCWACDAIICKDCMAMVKGIPVPRTRCHITGCYAICTSCYLVKGSSKPAAFSAAFNPTNLSLQHDKCSLKQTNTIQEAVNLCQGCSQLQPDRIREIREEREQNMLAKTLVRRVLCATCEKPLPKKKRRWWICGSGDHECHWAGHEVPQ, from the exons ATGGCTGAAGAAGTCCAAGTGATCTACGATCACCTCATTGCACACTCTGTGTTTTCAGCCTTCATATTATTTCTTACAATTCTGGGCCTACGGAATCGGACCGCCCTTGCTACACTCAGACTTCTGAGTGTAATCCCCTACACAATTTCAGCAGCGTTGGCAGCAAGATTATACGTTGCAATTCGGAACCGGCATTATCCCAGAGACTTTCAATTATACTTGGACCGCCTAAACGCTAGCTATGGTATTTTGGCAATTGTC GGCGTGTTCTCGGCTGTTTGGACATTTCTCATGTGGATTCTCCTGGGATGCATCAAGCGAAAGGCACcaggaaaagagagaagaaggagcagccTCTACCTTTACGTTCTTGTTACCGATCTTATGGTGGCAGGTTCTCTGATAGCTGGGGTTGCCGTCAGTAGCACCTTCGTGCCCTGGAACATGAACCACTGCAGCCAACCATCCTATCAAAATTCCAAATTCATTTCGGGAATCAGGGTTGCATACAGAGACAATGACAACTGGACAGCTTGTCGACGGGGTATCGCAATTCACGTCATGGCAGCGGTGACAAT CGTCCTCGTCCTTGCTCAAGGCATTTTGTTGTTACCCTGGGTTAACCTTCCTAATGCTATCCGCTACGCAATCTATCTAACGATACGTATTGTTAGAAAGACGTCAAAACAAACAGATATCGAGCTCGGAAAGGTGAAAAAGCGAGATCAAGATCTGACGGACGAGATTTCCAAGCAGATTGAACAGCATCCCCACTATTCGGATCTGATCAGCGTTATCAAGGACAAATCGCAAGACTTCGTCATCGCGCAGCATCTCGAGATGTTGGCCAAGATATGCTGCGGCGAAAACAAAAGCCAGTGCTGGGCTTGTGATGCCATCATCTGCAAA GACTGCATGGCGATGGTCAAAGGAATCCCTGTTCCGCGGACGAGATGCCACATCACTGGTTGCTACGCCATCTGCACGAGCTGCTATCTCGTGAAAGGGTCCTCGAAACCTGCTGCATTCTCAGCTGCCTTCAACCCCACAAATCTTTCCCTGCAGCATGATAAATGTTCTCTCAAACAAACAAATACCATTCAAGAGGCTGTAAATCTGTGCCAGGGATGCTCCCAACTGCAGCCAGACCGGATACGTGAGAtcagggaagagagggagcagAATATGTTGGCCAAGACACTTGTCAGGAGAGTACTCTGTGCAACGTGTGAGAAGCCATTGCCTAAAAAGAAgagacggtggtggatcTGTGGGTCGGGAGACCATGAGTGTCACTGGGCTGGTCATGAAGTGCCACAGTGA